In Nodosilinea sp. PGN35, the genomic stretch CTTGATTGAGGGTGACCCCCAGCAGCTGAAGGGCCACCCGCATGCTGGTCACCGGGGTGCGCAGCTCGTGGGAAACGGTGCTGAGAAAGTCGTCTTTGAGGGTGTTGAGCCGCTCTAGCTCCGCCACCTGCGACTGGGCCGCCTGGTACAGCCGCGCCTGGCGAATGGCGATCGCACACTGGTTTGCCACCTGCTGCACCAGGCGAATCTCAATGTCGTTAAAGCCGTAGTCGCGATCGTTGATCAGCCACAGGTCGCCCAGCACCCCCCGGTCATCCACCACCGGGCAGGCCAGCATGGCCACGTAGCCCCGCACCGGGTTGGGCTCCACCGAGCAAAACTGAAAATACTGACCGTCCAGCAGCTGGTGGTAGACCTCCGGAAAAGCCTCCATCTGAGCCACCCGTCCCTGGTAGGAGGGGCTAGAGCTGTTGTACTCGTAATAGATCGTCGACGTGCCCTGCTCCAGGTCGTAGAGGGAAGTGTTCGACCCCTTCACCTCCAGGGCCTCGGTCAGCTCCTTCACCGCCGTCAGCATGATCTGGTTGACATCTAGACTGTCGCGCACCCGGTCGGTAATCCGCTTTAGCGTCGCCTCAAACTCCAGGGCGGTCTGCAACTCCTCGGTGCGCTGGGCCACCTGCTGCTCCAGGTCGGTATTTAGCCGCTGCACCTGATTGTAGAGGCGGGCCTGCTTGATCGCACCGCCCACCTGGGTAGACACCTCCCGCAGGGTCTCAATTTCCCAGGCAGCCCAGGGGCGGGGGCCGCTACAGTTGAGGGCACACACCAGACCGTAGAGAGCATCCCCCTGCACAATGGGCATAATCAGGCAGGCTTTGACCCGGGCCTGGTCAAACTTGGCCAGGTAGGCCGGGGGCAGATGGGCCGTGGCAATGTCGTCGATCACCTCCATTTCGCCCTGGCGGTAGCGCATTAGATCCGCCGGAATAAAGCTGAGATCGGTTTGGGCGATCGCTGAGTTGGCCATAGCGCCACTGGCCGATTCGGCCACCACCCCGTTGTAGTCGGGGTCAAAACTGTAGAACAGCACCCGATCGATGCGTAAAAAGCGGCGCACCTCGTTGACCGTTGTCTGCAACAAATCTTCAGAGTTGAGCGATTGCAGCAGATGCTGAGCGATCGCCCCCAGCAGCCGCTCCCGCTCCGACTGCCGCTGGAGCGTTTGCTCCACCTCGTGGAGGGGGGTGACATCCTGCAGGCTCACCATCAGCTGGGGTTCACCGTTGGCAGCCCCAAAGCGCTGCACCGTCGCCAGCAGTCGGCGGTGTTCCCCATGCGCGTCGGCCAGCTCCACCCAGACGGTTTGATCCTGCCCACTGGCCAGGGCACCCTCGGCAGCCCCCAGCACCGCCTGACTCACCTGCGGCGGCAGGATGTCCTTGCCCTGCTGCCCCTGCCCCAGCCATCGATCGCCCCCCAGCAGAGCCGCACAGGCCCGGTTGCAAAAGCGCCAGCGATCGCGGGCATCGGTTATCCAGAGCGGTGTTGCGATCGCATTGAGAACTTCTTCGAGCGCGGCAGTGGCGACCTCAGACTGAGGCCGCCCTCCCTGGGGCAAGGGGTCGAGGGGCAGAGTAGACATAACCGGGGCTCAGGGAGATTAGGTAACAATAACCTTGGCAAAAAGGGACGCATGCTCTACAAACACTATGCCCAGAGCCGCCGGAGAATAACCTAGCCCAGCCCCACAAAAATTCCCACAAACATTTACTGCTAAAAATTGCCGCCAGCTATTTGCTTAGCAGCTCCTATGGTCTATAATCGTAGACCGTGCACATTTGCAGGCCCTATGAACGCAGAGGAAATCATCCGCTCAATTGAGGCGGAGCAGCTAAAGACCGACCTGCCCACCATCTACGTCGGCGACACTATCCGTGTTGGCGTGCGAATTCAGGAAGGTGGAAAAGAGCGGATCCAGCCCTACGAGGGCACCGTCATCGCCATGCGCAATGGCGGCATCAATCGCTCCGTCACGGTGCGAAAGATTTTTCAGGGGGTCGGCGTTGAGCGGGTATTTCTGCTCCACGCGCCCAAGGTGGCTAGCGTTGCCGTGCTGCGCCGGGGTAAGGCTCGTCGGGCCAAGCTTTACTACCTGCGCGATCGCGTTGGTAAGGCCACCCGTCTGAAGCAGCGTTTTGATCGCCCAATCAACTAGAATTGAGTAAGGTTGGGCAGCGGTGCTAGAGCAGCACCTGGTTTCATGCGTCCTTAGTTCAGTTGGTAGAACGCGGGTCTCCAAAACCCGATGTCGGGGGTTCGAGTCCTCCAGGGCGCGCTGAGTAGCGGCAGCGGCAAACCTTAGCCCTTACAGCCCTCGGGCTGATCCAAGCGCTGGGGTTTGTCCCTGTCCTTAACTCGTTACCAAGCCAGGAGCCGTGTAGCTCTCCAGGCCCATCGTTATCTCAGATAATCTAGGCCGACTCGTCGGCTTAGGTTTTTCCGTTAGTCAGTGTGGATAAGCGCCAACAGGAGCCAAGCCAGTGGTTAAAAAAGACGCCGCAGTAGAGTCTAAGGGTAAGTCCTCAGACGCCCAGGGCGCTGAGCAGGGCTTCAGTGTAGGTGCCTTCCTGCAGGGCACTAAAGAAGAGCTGGGCAAGGTGGTTTGGCCCAGTCGGCAGCAGCTCATCAGTGAGTCAGCCGCCGTTATTCTGATGGTTAGCCTGTCCGCAACGCTAATTTATCTGGTGGATCGTCTGTTTGGGTGGGTTTCGGGGCAAGTATTCTAATGGCGGTAACCGAAGACGACTTTAACTACGACGACACTCCCCTCGACGAGCCTTTGGAGCATGATCCTGAGGCAGAGGGTGCCCCGGTGTCCGAAGACGGCAACGAGGGTGAATCGGCTCGCTACTACCAGCGCAAGGCCCGGTGGTATGCCGTACAGGTGGCCTCGGGCTGCGAAAAGCGGGTCAAGGTCAACCTCGAGCAGCGCATCGGCACCCTAGACGTGGTCAACCGCATTTTTCAAGTCGAGATTCCCCAGACCCCAGCGGTAAAGCTCCGTAAGGACGGCAGCCGTCAAAACATTGACGAGAAGGTTTTTCCGGGCTACGTTCTGGTGCGCATGTACATGGATGACGAGGCCTGGTCGGTGGTCAAAAATACCCCCCACGTCATCAACTTCGTCGGGGCTGAGCAGCGTCGGGCCTACGGTCGCGGCCGTGGCCACGTCAAACCCATGCCCCTGGGCATGGGTGAGGTCAAGCGCATTTTCAAGCGCACCGAAGAACAAAAGCCGGTGATCAAAGTCGATATGGCCCCTGGAGACAAAATCACCGTGCTCTCGGGGCCCTTCAAAGACTTCGAGGGTGAGGTGGTGGAAGTCAGTCCCGAGCGCAGCAAGCTCAAGGCTCTGCTGTCCATCTTTGGGCGCGATACCCCCGTCGAGCTGGAATTTAACCAAGTGGAAAAAGAGAGTTAATTAATGGCTAAGAAAGTTGTAGCGCTGATTAAGCTGGCAATTCCTGCGGGGAAGGCCAACCCAGCTCCCCCCATTGGCCCAGCGCTGGGTCAGCACGGGGTCAATATCATGGCGTTCTGCAAAGAGTACAACGCCCGCACCCAGGAAAAGGTGGGTCTTGTCGTACCGGTTGAAATCTCGGTCTTTGAAGACCGCAGTTTTACCTTTATTCTCAAGACACCGCCCGCCTCGGTGCTAATCAAAAAAGCCGCCGGTATTGAGCGTGGTTCGGGTGAGCCCCGCACCAAAAAAGTGGGCTCCATCACCCGGGCTCAGCTCAAAGAGATCGCCGAGACCAAAATGCCTGACCTCAACGCCAACGACATTGATGCGGCTATGAATATCGTTGAGGGTACCGCCCGCAACATGGGTGTTACGGTGTCTGACTAGGGCATTGCGCGATCGCAAGTGCCGCTGTTGGCGCTATTAAAATTTCACTTGTTCACCACTACGGGGAAGAGGCCTAGCTTCGTTAGACCCCAAGGAGATCACCATGGCTAAAGTATCCAAGCGCCTGCGCGAAGCCCAGGCTAAAGTAGAAGACCGCCTCTACGAGCCCCTGGAGGCCCTAGAGCTGCTCAAGGAAACCGCGACGGCTAAGTTTGTGGAGTCAGCCGAGGCCCACATTCGCCTGGGTATCGATCCCAAGTACACCGATCAGCAGCTGCGCACCACGGTTATTTTGCCGAAGGGTACCGGCCAAACCATCCGTGTGGCCGTCATTGCCAAGGGCGAAAAAGTGGCCGAGGCCACCGCCGCTGGCGCTGATCTGGTGGGTTCTGAAGAACTGATCGACGAAATTCAGAAGGGCATGATGGACTTTGACATCCTGATTGCCACTCCCGACGTCATGCCCCAGGTGGCCAAGCTGGGGCGGCAGCTTGGCCCCCGCGGCCTGATGCCCTCCCCCAAGGGTGGCACCGTGACCTTCGACCTGCCCCAGGCTATCAGCGAATTTAAAGCCGGTAAGCTAGAGTTTCGCGCCGACAAAACGGGCATCGTCCATGTTATGTTTGGCAAGGCCGACTTTAGCGCTGAGGATTTGCTGATCAACCTCAAAGCGCTGCAGGAGTCCGTTGACCGCAACCGTCCGTCTGGAGCAAAGGGCCGCTACTGGAGAACCGTAGCGATCGCCTCCACCATGGGGCCGTCTATTCGCCTCGACGTGAACGCCCTGCGCGACTTTAAACTGGCCGACATGGTTTCGGCCCAGTAAGAGCTTTACCCCTCCAGGAGTTACGCCCACTGACAAAACCCCTACAACTTCATAGACGACCAGAGACAGCAGGTGCTAGCCCAGCGCTGCATAAACCCTGCCGAGGTTGACATGGATGACTGTAGTGCTCTTGCCCAAGCTGAGCACTTCTAGTTGTTGGTCTAACCCCGGCACAGCTGTCGGGGTTTTGTTGTTTTAGGTTCATTGCGGCCAAGGGCGTAGTCCCACCCTGGAGCGGGTAATTGAGTTTCCAATCCCCAACTAAAAGGAGGTGAGATCGATATGGGGAGAACCCTAGCGAATAAGAAAGAGCTGGTGGCCGAAATTCAGGCCCTGCTAGACGATGCCCAGCTAGCCTTTGTGATTGACTACAAAGGTCTAACGGTGGCCGAAATTAGCGACCTGCGCAACCGGCTGCGCCCCAAGGGGGCCGAGTGCAAGATCGCCAAGAACACGCTGATGCGGATCGCCGTTGACGGCAACGACAACTGGCAGCCCATCACCGAGTTTCTCAAAGATTCTTCAGCCTTTGTGCTGGTTAAAGAAGACTTTGGCGGGGCCATCAAAGAGTACCAGGCGTTCCAAAAAGACACCAAAAAAACCACCCTCCGGGGCGGTGTCATGGAAGGTCAGGCGCTGACCGAAGACCAGATTAAGGCGATCACCGACCTGCCCACCAAGGAGCAGCTCATGGCTCGTCTGGCCGTGGCCATCAAGGCAATGCCAACTCGGGTAGCGGTGGGCGTCAACGCCGTACCGACCAAACTGGCCGTCGGCGTCAAAGAGGTGCCCGCATCTCTGGCCCGTGCCCTCAAGGCAGTCTCCGAAAAAGATGCGGCCTAGGCTCATCTGGCACGATTTTGTCTGTGTTTAATGTTTTCAACCAGGAGTTAACCGGTAACTATGTCTGCTAAAACTGATGAAATTCTCGAACAGCTAAAGTCTCTCTCTCTGCTAGAAGCTTCCGAGCTGGTCAAGCAAATTGAGGAAGCCTTTGGCGTTGACGCCTCTGCCTCCGCTGGCGGCGGCATGATGATGATGGCCCCCGGCATGATGGGTGGTGGTGCTGCGGCTGCGGCTGAGCCCGAAGAAGAGAAGACCGAATTTGACGTGGTGCTCGAAGAAGTGCCCGCCGACAAGAAAATCGCCGTTCTCAAGGTTGTGCGCAGCCTGACCGGTTTGGGTCTGAAGGAAGCCAAGGAACTGGTGGAAGCCGCTCCCAAGGCCGTTAAGGAAGCCACCACCAAAGACGATGCTGAAGATGCCAAGAAGCAGCTGGAAGAAGCGGGCGGCAAGGTCTCCGTCAAGTAACCCAATGCTTTGGTCCTAGGACTCAGTATTGGGCAGCTCCCCATGAAATCAAATCATGGGGAGCTTTTTTGGTTTAGAGCATCTCAACTAAAAATATATCCATGCCAAGCAGGCGAACTTGCCCGTTGGGTCGGTCGCAGTGAAATCCCAAATCTTGAGTTGGAACCCTCTAGGGTCGTCTTTCCCGACCTCAGGCATCGGCTCCCTGGGTAGCCAACCACCCTTGGGGGAGTTAGCATTGGGGGTGAATGTATGGAGGTTGGCCATGGCGCAACACCTAAAGCGATGGGAGTCGCCCCGCAAGTCAGGGCGCAACGATAAGGGGCGAGGCGGTACTGCCCGCCAGCGACAGCTGCAAAAACGACAGCAAACCCTGCGTAAGCGTTTGAATGGGCGACCTGAGCAAAACAATCAAACACCGCCAAGGGAGCAAGTTGCTCCCTTTTTTATTGCCTACCGCTTACCTGCCGAATTGCCCATAGCCAGTTGGCTGGGACCCTTGCGGTGGTCAGGAGCAGAATCCTGCTGCCAGAGATAATCTAGTACTGCCTGGCAGAAATATGGCCACCGTTGCTGAGGTTGTCAGGTCTCGGGTGTCAGGTGTCAGGAATGGTTGGCTGACTTATGCCTCAGGCTAGTAGGCCGATGCTCGACCTACTAGCCTGAAAGTAAGCCAACTGACTGTCTAAACCAGCTCCATGGCACCCACGACGGTGGGAATGAGTTCGGACACCGTCGGGTGGATCGGCATGGCCCACTGCAGGGTGGTGTAGGGCTGATCGGCATTCATTGTATCGATCAGGCCGTGGATGGCCTCGTCGCCGCCCGTCCCCAGGATGGCCGCCCCAAGAATGCGCTGGGTTTCGGCGTCGGCCACAATTTTGATGAAGCCCTGGGTCTCACCCTTTTCAATGGCGCGGCCCACCCTGGTCATCGGTCTGGTGCCCACCAGCAGGGGGCGGCCCAGGGCTCGGGCCTCGGCTTCGGTCAGGCCCACGCGCCCCAGGGGTGGATCGATATAGAGGGCGTAACCAAGGATGCGATCGCTCACCCGCCGATCGGCACCGTCTAGCAAATTGGCCGCAACAATCTCAAAATCGTTGTAGGCGGTGTGGGTAAATGCCCCTCGACCGTTACAGTCGCCCAAGGCCCAAATGCCCGGCACCGTGGTGCGGAGCTGGTCATCGACTGTGATGTAGCCGTGGGTATCGGTGGCTACCCCGGCGCGATCGAGGCCCAGATCGTCGGTGTTGGGCTGCCGACCCACCGCCAGCAGCACATGGCTGCCCAGCACCTCCGGCGCGCCCTCGGTGCAGTTGACCTGCACCACCACGCCCTCCTCGTGGGGGGTAAAGGCAATGCATTCGGCATTGGTGCGAATCTGAATGCCCTCGGCTGCCAGAATGTCTTGAATGGCGGCAGACACATCCTCGTCTTCGCGGGAGACGAGGCGCGGCCCCTTTTCAACTACCGTGACCTCTGCCCCAAAGCGGCGGTAGATTTGGGCAAACTCTAGGCCGATGTAGCTGCCGCCCACCACCACCAGGTGGCGCGGCAGGACGTCTAGCGCCAGCAGGGAGGTATTGGTCAGGTAATCGACCTGTCTCAGACCGGGCATATCGGGCACCCGCGCCCGGCCTCCGACATTGATAAAAATCTGCGGCGCAGTGAACAGCTCGTCGCCCACCCGCACGGTGTTTGGCCCCTCAAAGCGGGCCTGACCGTGGATGACGCTCAGGCCCGCCAGGCTTCCCAGCCAGCCCTCAACCCCGGCGCGGGAGTTGGCCACAACAGCCCGCGCCCGGGCTTTAACCCGCTGTATGTCAACCTCGATCGCACCGGGGATGACCACGCCATAGTCAGCGGCCCGGCGGGCCAGATGGGCGGCATAGGCGCTAGCCACCAGGGTCTTAGTCGGCGTGCAGCCGGTGTTGACACAGGTGCCGCCCAACAAGTGGCGCTCGATCAGCGCCACGGTCTGGCCTGCGGCGGTCAGTCGTCCGGCCAGGGGTGGCCCGGCCTGGCCCGCTCCAATAATCAGCGCGTCAAAGGATTGGCTCACGGCAGCAGCCCCACCACTAAAATTGCTCCACCAATGGCGACGGCGTCTTCGATCAGCGCCGCCGGTAGGTCACGGCCCAGGGCGGTGGCCAGCCGGGTCCGAACCGCCGCCCCGCCCAGGGTGCCAATCACAGCACCGATTACCCCTGCGACTAGCCCGACCCCCAGGGCACCACCCGCCCCGCCGCCCAGGCTAGCACCGGCTAGGGCACCGCTCAGCAGACGAGCCCCAAACTGCACCGGCACCTTGCGGCTGGGGGTCGCGGGCAGCTGATCGCTCACCAGTTCGGCCAGCGCCAGCAGCGAGAAAATCCAGGGCGTGAGGCGATCGCCCATAAACGCCAGCCAGCTACCGTCGAGATCCAGGTAGCCCAGGTAGGCCGCCCAGCTCATTGCAGCCGGGGCGGTCAGGGCGCGCAGTCCGGCAATGATGCCAATAACCAGGGCCAAAACATAGATCATGATCGCAAGCATGAGTTAGCAATGGCTAACGCCATAATCTTGAAATCATGGCATATCCAACCCATGAGTGCAGGTATTTAACTAGACCGTTACGATAGCCCCCGCCATCCGAGGTTGAGAGGCAGGGCACACGCCGCTGCCAGGTCAGCCAATTAGCAGTTCTTCTTCGGGATATTGAATGGCCGACGGCTTGGGATCGCCCAGCAGGGCACCCATAAATAGCAGTACCCCCACCCGCCCCAGGTACATGGTGAAAATAACGATGTACTTGCCAAAGTCGGAAAGGTCGGCCGTAATGCCGGTGGACAGACCTACGGTGGCAAAGGCCGACACCGCTTCAAAGAAGACCTTAATGAAGCTCAAGTTGGGGTTGCTAATGGAGATTAGAGCCGTGGCACTGACTACCACCAGGCCCGACCCGACAACCACGGCGATCGCCTTTAGCACTCGGCTGACCGGTATCTGCCGTCGAAAGCAGAGCACCTGCTCCTTGCCCTGGAGCGCCATACGAGTGGCCGCTAGCAAAATACGAATGGTGGTGGTCTTAATGCCCCCTCCGGTACTGCCGGGGCTCGCCCCAATAAACATCAGGGCAATCATGATAAACAGCGAAGCGTTGCCCATGGCCCCAATGTCAATGGTGTTGAACCCAGCCGTGCGGGCAATCACCGACTGAAACCAGGCCATCAGCAGTTTGTGTTGGGGGTCTGCCGCGCCCAGCGTCAAGGGGTTGGGGTACTCAATGACAAAAAAAGCCAGGGTACCCAGCACCAGCAGCACGACGGTGGTGCTGGTCACAATTTTGAAGTTGAGGGAAAACAAATTGCGGCAGCGATTGCCGGCCAGCCGATTGCGCAGCCAGGTGAGAAATTCCATAATCACCTGGTACCCGATGCCGCCCATGATCACGAGGAGCGTGATCACAAGATTTACCCAGGGGTTGAGGGCGTAGCGTACAATGCTGTCCTCAAACAGGCTAAAGCCAGCATTGTTGAAGGCGCTAATGCTGTGGAACACCGAGAGCCATAGCCCATAGCCCGAGCCGTAGTCTTGGCTAAAGACGGGGTAGAGGCAAAACAGCCCCGTCAGCTCAAACACCATGGTCATGGCAATGATCGAGAGAACCAGCGACTTGCCCCCAGCCAGGGCAGTATTATCCATCGACTGCTGAATGGCCAGGCGCTCCTTGAGGCCCAGCCGGCGGCCCAGCAGCAGCACCAAAAAGGTGTTGGCGGTCATGTAGCCTAACCCCCCCACCTGAATCAGGGTGAGAATCACCGCTTCGCCAAAAGGGGAAAAGTAGCTGCCCGTATCGACTACAATCAGGCCGGTGACGCAGACGGCGGAGGTAGCGGTAAACAGCGCTACCAGGGGGTCATTCCACTCGCCACTGGCGGTGGCAAAGGGCAGCAGCAGCAGCATTGTACCCACGCTGATCAGCACTAAAAAACCAAGGCATATGGTGCGCGGTACCGTCATCTGCATGGGCTGGGCATTCCGTAATACAAGGCGTAAAGAGGGAACTGGAGAGGCAACCCTATATTTCCACGAGTTGACGCTCTCGACCACTATGGCGCAAGATTTAACCGGCTAGGCCAAGCTGTTCTCTAGGTGTCGAGTTGTCATGACCAATGTTTTGTACAAAAAGATTCAGACTTTCTACGACGACTCCTCGGGGCTGTGGGAGCAGATCTGGGGTGAACACATGCACCACGGCTACTACGGAGCCGACGGTCGCCAGCGCAAAGACCGCCGCCAGGCCCAGATCGATTTGATTGACGAGTGCTTAGCCTGGGCGGCGGTCAGCCAGGCGGAGGATATTCTCGACTGCGGCTGCGGCATCGGCGGCAGCGCCCTGGAGCTGGCCAGCCGGTTTGGGGCCAGGGTAACGGGCGTTACCCTCAGTCCGGTGCAGGCCCAGCGGGCTACCGAGCGGGCCATGGCGGCCAATTTAGCCGGAGAGACCGCCCCCAGGGCCACGTTTCAGGTAGCGGATGCCCTGAATACCCCGTTTGCTGACCACAGCTTTGACCTGGTGTGGTCGATGGAAAGCGGCGAACACATGCCCGATAAGGTGGCGTTCTTGCAGGAGTGCTACCGGGTGCTAAAGCCGGGGGGCAAGCTGCTGATGGCCACCTGGTGCCATCGTCCCACAACCTCCCTGGGCGGGCCGCTGACCTGGCTGGAGCAGCGGCAGCTCGACTGGATCTACCGTGTCTATGGCCTGCCCTACGTGATTGCTCTACCCGACTATGAGGCGATCGCCCAAAACTGCGGCTTTAGCCAGCTCAAGGCCGCCGACTGGTCGCTGGCGGTGGCCCCTTTTTGGGATGAGGTGATTGCCTCGGCGCTCAGCCCTGAGGGACTGGCAGGGTTGATTCAGGCGGGGCCTGGCACCCTGCAAGGGGCCTTGGCCCTGGGGCCAATGCGCCAGGGGCTGTACAGCGGTCTCATTCGCTACGGGCTGCTGTGCGCGGTGCGCTAGAGCGGGGTGCGCCAGGTCAGACAGCAAAAAAAAGGTGAGTTTCGTACGAAACTCACCCTGGAGTTGTAGCTGTAGCCAATCCGGTTAGGACAATTTTCCCAGGAACGTTCAAACGTTTTGGCGGCCTTTGGTGTCGTAACCAGCGTGACTGTGGCTATGGTACCTAGTTGTTCTCTACCTGAGCCCTACTGAGGCCGGGCGGCCGGGCAGTCAATGGCCCGCACGGCAACGGCGGCGGTGTAGTCCCGCAGGGCGTTGGTGTTGGGCGCAAAGCTAGTGCCGGTTTCGTTGAGGGGGGTAGCGATCGCGCAGAAAGCCGCCATCTGCCGGATCGTAGCTTCGGCCCAGTGACCGCTGATGTCGGTAAAGGCGGGCGGATTGCTGATGTTGGGAATAATCCCCCCGGTGGCCTGATCGCGTCCGGGCACCGGGCTGGTGCTGGTGGTATCGCCTGCGCCCGCATCGGCCCGCACCAGCGCCAGTTTGTTGGCCATGGCCATCAGCTCAGCTCGGGAGACGTTGTCGGCGGGGCGGAACCGACCGGTGCCAGCGTCGCCGGTGACAATACCCAGCTGCCTGGCCTGCTGAATTTTGACCGCGCTCCAGCGATTGGCGGCGACATCGGAGAAGGGGGCGCTAAAGACCGCCTGGGGAAGCTCAGCGATCACGGAGGACGGCAAAACCACCCGAGCGGTTTCCATAATCACCGAGACCGCCTGCTCGCGGGTGAGGGGAGCGGTGGGCCTAAAGGTGCCGTCTTCGGGGAAGCCCGAGATGACGCCGAGGCCAGCGGCGCGGGTGATTTCAGCGGCATAGCGGTTGCCGCGAATGTCGTTGAAGGCCAGGGCGGGCGGTGTTACCGGGGGCGTTACCACGGGTGGCGTACCACCGCCGGTCTCACTGCCCTGGAGCTGAGCCAGGGTGAGATCGTTGGTGAAGTACACCAGGTGCGAGCTGACGATCTGCCCGTTGAAGGTGCGCTTGGTGAGCGACCAGCCGGGGTTGAGGTCGATTTGCGTAAAGCCCGTGGGGCTAATACCGTTGGCCCGGCCAATGGTGATGCGATCGCGCGAAACCGTGCTGGGCGCAAACTGGAGCAGCAGATCGCCGTTGCGCTGGTTAACCTCAAATCTTGCCCCGGCTACGTCCTGTCCGTTGAGGCGCACTGCGTAGCCATTGCTGTCGCGCTGGAGCCGACAGATGCCGGTAAAGTCGAAGGAGTTCCACAGGGCATTGACCTGGGTGGGCTCGCCACCGGGGTTGACAATGCTCCAGCAGGGCGGGCTGGCCTGAACTTGCTCAACAATATAGAGACGGTAGGGCTGGGCCACGCTGCCGGGTACCGCCACCACTAAAAAGTTGGCCGCATTGATGGCCACCGTATCGAAGGTCTGGGCCAGTCGTGTGTCCGTCTGACGCACCGTGGGCTGCACCGACGCGGAGTTAGGGGCAATAGCCTGCCCCGCCCCACCCAGTACCCCAAGCGTGGCTGCGGTCAGCGCAGCCGCTTTTAACATTGACATAGGATTCATTGTCACCCGTCCTAGATAGCGATTTGTGATGTGGGGATAGTTGCTCTACCCTAGCCCCGGCAAGCGGCGGCAAATTTTGGCTTTCAACCACTTATCAGACCGTCTAAACAGTCGGCATAACGGCTCAATAGTTGAGTAGTGAAGCAATTTGCCCAGACCTAAAACCTGGGTCGCCGACCCTGAAGGCCAGCCTTAAACCAACCATAGCCATGGGGCACGACCAGACCCTCCTAAGCTCGGCCGAATGAGGACAGCCAGCGGCGCGGCCCACCCGACCAGCCTAGAAAGCCGCCATCATTGTAGGGAATTGCCAGTATACAACCCTACTTTTTGCAGGATTTGCTTAGGATTCGTTGCAAAACCTCACTCTCGGGTGCGGTCTCCACCCCGGCAGAGCTGAGCTAGATCTGAAACTCGTCCAGGGAGGTTGAGGACAGCCCCGCCGGGGCGATCGCCCGGCTGACCGAAGCTTTGTAGCTCTCCTGCTGGGTCACCATATCGACGGAAATCGCCTCAAACCAGGCTTCCAGGCAGCCCAGGGGGGCCGTCAGCTGCACACTGCCCTCCATCTGCCCCCGGCCGTTGGGCAGCAGGTTGAGCACCTGGCGCGGCTCGTCGGCCAGGGTGCGGGTCTGGGGATCGGTAATCCAAACTTTGAGGTAAAGACGGTTGGCGTGAAAGGGCACCCGCAGGGTTACCACCACCGGCTCGCCCGCCGTCAGATCACCCTCCGGCAGCTCCAGACTCGGCATCGGCGGGGTCACCACCGCCGCCGGGGACTCGGTCTCTGAGTCGGCTCCCGCCGTCGAGAGGCGTTCTAGATCCCCCAGGGTGGGGTCTTCGTCGGCGTAGATGACCACTTCCCCGGCAAAGGGAACAAAGGGGGGCGGCTCAACC encodes the following:
- the rplL gene encoding 50S ribosomal protein L7/L12, whose product is MSAKTDEILEQLKSLSLLEASELVKQIEEAFGVDASASAGGGMMMMAPGMMGGGAAAAAEPEEEKTEFDVVLEEVPADKKIAVLKVVRSLTGLGLKEAKELVEAAPKAVKEATTKDDAEDAKKQLEEAGGKVSVK
- the rplK gene encoding 50S ribosomal protein L11; protein product: MAKKVVALIKLAIPAGKANPAPPIGPALGQHGVNIMAFCKEYNARTQEKVGLVVPVEISVFEDRSFTFILKTPPASVLIKKAAGIERGSGEPRTKKVGSITRAQLKEIAETKMPDLNANDIDAAMNIVEGTARNMGVTVSD
- the nusG gene encoding transcription termination/antitermination protein NusG; amino-acid sequence: MAVTEDDFNYDDTPLDEPLEHDPEAEGAPVSEDGNEGESARYYQRKARWYAVQVASGCEKRVKVNLEQRIGTLDVVNRIFQVEIPQTPAVKLRKDGSRQNIDEKVFPGYVLVRMYMDDEAWSVVKNTPHVINFVGAEQRRAYGRGRGHVKPMPLGMGEVKRIFKRTEEQKPVIKVDMAPGDKITVLSGPFKDFEGEVVEVSPERSKLKALLSIFGRDTPVELEFNQVEKES
- the rplJ gene encoding 50S ribosomal protein L10, whose product is MGRTLANKKELVAEIQALLDDAQLAFVIDYKGLTVAEISDLRNRLRPKGAECKIAKNTLMRIAVDGNDNWQPITEFLKDSSAFVLVKEDFGGAIKEYQAFQKDTKKTTLRGGVMEGQALTEDQIKAITDLPTKEQLMARLAVAIKAMPTRVAVGVNAVPTKLAVGVKEVPASLARALKAVSEKDAA
- a CDS encoding GAF domain-containing protein, producing the protein MSTLPLDPLPQGGRPQSEVATAALEEVLNAIATPLWITDARDRWRFCNRACAALLGGDRWLGQGQQGKDILPPQVSQAVLGAAEGALASGQDQTVWVELADAHGEHRRLLATVQRFGAANGEPQLMVSLQDVTPLHEVEQTLQRQSERERLLGAIAQHLLQSLNSEDLLQTTVNEVRRFLRIDRVLFYSFDPDYNGVVAESASGAMANSAIAQTDLSFIPADLMRYRQGEMEVIDDIATAHLPPAYLAKFDQARVKACLIMPIVQGDALYGLVCALNCSGPRPWAAWEIETLREVSTQVGGAIKQARLYNQVQRLNTDLEQQVAQRTEELQTALEFEATLKRITDRVRDSLDVNQIMLTAVKELTEALEVKGSNTSLYDLEQGTSTIYYEYNSSSPSYQGRVAQMEAFPEVYHQLLDGQYFQFCSVEPNPVRGYVAMLACPVVDDRGVLGDLWLINDRDYGFNDIEIRLVQQVANQCAIAIRQARLYQAAQSQVAELERLNTLKDDFLSTVSHELRTPVTSMRVALQLLGVTLNQEFDLTADLQKPKTEQTRIGRYYSILQEECEREISLINDLLDLQRLDVGNHPIQPEPILLETWLSGWIDSFVTRAKSRNQTLRLVTTATLPVLHTDLASLERVLAELLNNACKYTPPGEYITLEVLPHPAAPGDQVCLALTNTGVTIPAAEMTRIFDKFYRVPSADPWKQGGTGLGLALVKKLVTHLGGEISVASDASQTSFTITLPTQPALTR
- the rplA gene encoding 50S ribosomal protein L1; translated protein: MAKVSKRLREAQAKVEDRLYEPLEALELLKETATAKFVESAEAHIRLGIDPKYTDQQLRTTVILPKGTGQTIRVAVIAKGEKVAEATAAGADLVGSEELIDEIQKGMMDFDILIATPDVMPQVAKLGRQLGPRGLMPSPKGGTVTFDLPQAISEFKAGKLEFRADKTGIVHVMFGKADFSAEDLLINLKALQESVDRNRPSGAKGRYWRTVAIASTMGPSIRLDVNALRDFKLADMVSAQ
- the rplS gene encoding 50S ribosomal protein L19, with product MNAEEIIRSIEAEQLKTDLPTIYVGDTIRVGVRIQEGGKERIQPYEGTVIAMRNGGINRSVTVRKIFQGVGVERVFLLHAPKVASVAVLRRGKARRAKLYYLRDRVGKATRLKQRFDRPIN
- the secE gene encoding preprotein translocase subunit SecE — encoded protein: MVKKDAAVESKGKSSDAQGAEQGFSVGAFLQGTKEELGKVVWPSRQQLISESAAVILMVSLSATLIYLVDRLFGWVSGQVF